DNA from Streptomyces sp. NBC_00536:
TGCCTTGGCTCCTCGCCTTCTCCGGTACCAGCGTCTCCGTCCTGATGTGACGTGACGAACCCCTGACCTGGGGTTCCTTCCCGCACCCACGTCACGTCACTTCCCAGGAGACTGCTGTGCCCCCGCACCCCTCGCATGACTCGATACTCGCCCGCGCGGCGCTGGGTGCCGCGAGCGCGTTCGGCGCGGCCTGCCGTTGGTGTTCCCGCCGCCGCTACGAGCTCGCCCCCGGCGCCGCAACAGGCGGCCTGACCGGACTGTCCTGGCTCCACCACCTCGACGGCGTCAGCCTGCCCGAGCACGGCGTTTACGGGCTTGCCCTGGCCGCCACGGGAGCCCTCGCCGCAGGGGGCCTCAAGCACAAGAACAAGACGATCGCGGCGGCCGGCACCGGCGGCCTGGTCATGATGGCCGACGCGTGGATCGGCGCCGGGCTCGGCCCGTCGGTACCCTCGCTGATCGCCGGCGCAGTCGCGACCGGCGGAGCGTACGCCGTCTACGTACCTTGGCTCGTGAAATCGCGTCAGGACCGCCTTGCCCTTCAGGTGAAGGCGGCCAAGGCCGGGGTCACTGCGCGCGGGCTGGGTGACAACACCTTGGCGCCGGGCATCACCGGCTCGACAGCGGAAGAGACCGCGCTACTGCGGGCACTGGTCGCCATGCTCTCCGTCCCCGCAGTAGACGTGACCGCCCTCGACTACACCCCCTTCGGGTGGCGCGCGGTCGTCGTCCTGCCGCCCGGCCGAAACACCGCGCCGCAGAAGGTCATCGCCCGCAAGGAACAGCTCGCTGCGAACCTGGGACTTCCGGGAAAGCTGAGGCTCGCCAAGGGGATAACCGACAACGAGCTCGTCGTCACGCTGTACGAGTCCGACCCCCTCGCGGCCACGCTCCCCTGGCCGGGTCCGTCCACCACGACATGCCACGAGCCGGCCGCTCTCGGCCTCGACGCCTTCGGGCACCCCGTGCTGGTGCCCCTGCTGTACAACCACGTGCTGATCGGCGGGGCCAGCGACAACGGCAAGTCGAGCCTCCAGTCCGTCCTGATCGCCTACGCCGTGGCGTGCAAGGACGCCGAGGTGCTGCTGGTCGACCTGAAGCCGGGCGCGGTCGAGCTCGGCCCATGGCGCAGCTGCGCGCTCGGATTCGCCGACAGTCCGAGCCGCGCGATGCAGTTGCTCAAGTTCGTGTGGTCTGAGGTCGAACGCCGCGGAAAGTACCTGTCCGCCCTCGGAGACAAGCTGGGCAAGCCGGTAAAGAAGTGGGTGCCGGGGGAGCACGGGCCGGCATGGTTCGTGTTTATCGACGAGCTTGCCGAGCTGATGCGCCAGGTCCCGGCCACCGCCAAGCTGATCGAGTCGCTGCTCCAGGTGGCGCGGTTCGTCGGCATCACCCTGGTATGCGCCACGCAGTCGCCCTCAAACCGAGTATTCGGTGGAAACACCGACGGCCGCCAGCAGTATCAGGTGCGCATCGGTCTCGGCGCGAAGGAGTCCACGACCGCCAACTTGATCTTTGGGCCCGGTGCGTATGGTGACGGCTGGTGCCTGGACGAGCTAGACGCCCCGGGCAAGTTCCTGCGGTGGGACCGTCAGCACGGTGTGCCAGTGGAGTCCCGCGCGTACTGGATGACCGACGACGAGATCGGAGCGATGAACCATCGGTACGCGTGCGAGGAGGTCGGCAGCGAAGCCCGGCCACACCCGCAGGTGGAGCCCGAGCCCGAGGACGACCCGACTCCTCCGCGGCCGCCCACGCCTCCCTCTGGGGGGCCCGGGGGCGGCCGTCCGCTGCTGCGCGCCGTACCGACTTTCCCCGACGGGACGGAGATCGCTGACGAGCGACACCTGGCGCTGTGGCAGGCGGTCGAGAAAGCGGGCCCCAGCGGCATCACCGTGGACGACCTGGTGGCAATGGACCTGCCGCAGTTCGCCGCACGCTCCTCGGTGAACGGCCCGCTGGGGCAGTGGCGGCGGAAGGGCTGGGTGGAGGAGGCCGGCAAGCACGGCCGGGCGATGGCGTACCGGACCGTGCCGCGCTCCCTCCCCGCGTCCGGACCGACGAAGGGTGCGGACGCGACCGCCGCGGCGACAGTGTGAGCAACTCGTGGGTCCGGCATGGCCGAAGGGCTCAGCCATGCCGGACCCACGTGACATGATCTTCGGCATGACAAAGGGGTGGGGGGCCGCCGCGAGCCTGCTGGTGCTCGGCGCGGTGACGTTCGGTATGACGGGATGCGGCGGGGCCGAGGCGGCGGCGAAGGCGCCGGCCGCGAGCCCCAGCGAGAAGCCGCCGTCGGTGTCAGCAGCGGGTAAGGCCTACGCGGACGACCTCAACAAGCTGGCGTGGGGCGGATGCCCGGACGACTGCGATCCTGATCTCAACGAGATCGTCGCGAACGCCCGAACCCTGCGGAAGGCGATGAACACCGACCCGGCAGGGGCCACGTTCTGGTCCCCGGCGTACCGGCTGATCGACCGGATCGAGGAGGGGCGCGCCAAGGTCCAGGGCGACGCGCGTTGGAACCGGGCACTGATCCTCGGCCCGGCCCACGAGCTGAACGACTGGTTGTCGCAGCACCCCACGCAGTAGCTCCCGCCCCGTCTCCTCGTTGAACACGAGGGGGCGCAAGACGGTCTCGTCTATCAACCTTGATAGATGAGTATCAAGGTTGATAGATGAGAAAGGGCCGACGGATGAAATCCGAAAATTCGATTGAAAAGATCACGGCCGCTATTGATGTAGTCCACGCT
Protein-coding regions in this window:
- a CDS encoding FtsK/SpoIIIE domain-containing protein — protein: MPPHPSHDSILARAALGAASAFGAACRWCSRRRYELAPGAATGGLTGLSWLHHLDGVSLPEHGVYGLALAATGALAAGGLKHKNKTIAAAGTGGLVMMADAWIGAGLGPSVPSLIAGAVATGGAYAVYVPWLVKSRQDRLALQVKAAKAGVTARGLGDNTLAPGITGSTAEETALLRALVAMLSVPAVDVTALDYTPFGWRAVVVLPPGRNTAPQKVIARKEQLAANLGLPGKLRLAKGITDNELVVTLYESDPLAATLPWPGPSTTTCHEPAALGLDAFGHPVLVPLLYNHVLIGGASDNGKSSLQSVLIAYAVACKDAEVLLVDLKPGAVELGPWRSCALGFADSPSRAMQLLKFVWSEVERRGKYLSALGDKLGKPVKKWVPGEHGPAWFVFIDELAELMRQVPATAKLIESLLQVARFVGITLVCATQSPSNRVFGGNTDGRQQYQVRIGLGAKESTTANLIFGPGAYGDGWCLDELDAPGKFLRWDRQHGVPVESRAYWMTDDEIGAMNHRYACEEVGSEARPHPQVEPEPEDDPTPPRPPTPPSGGPGGGRPLLRAVPTFPDGTEIADERHLALWQAVEKAGPSGITVDDLVAMDLPQFAARSSVNGPLGQWRRKGWVEEAGKHGRAMAYRTVPRSLPASGPTKGADATAAATV